The following proteins come from a genomic window of Populus nigra chromosome 6, ddPopNigr1.1, whole genome shotgun sequence:
- the LOC133696900 gene encoding zinc finger protein ZAT5-like — MEASEEVAANVVKGKRTKRLRVQSPIPYGLTANSSSGDGGTSWSPTSSINEFQDSTEEEEDMANCLILLAKGHSRDFPTQQQHRHQDYDSRGGGADTTKFNSRKFLETANSTGSGKVGYYVYECKTCNRTFPSFQALGGHRASHKKPKATHNDERKKNLSPSSDEEDGHYKNVSSLCLQLSDNNANRGTFSNHNKGKIHECSVCGAEFTSGQALGGHMRRHRGPLLSNTTTLSLTPLAIESEEPKKARNALSLDLDLNLPAPDDEKFAFASKQQQHQQQQQQQQQNTPLVFSSPALVDCHY, encoded by the coding sequence ATGGAAGCTTCAGAGGAAGTCGCAGCCAATGTTGTGAAGGGGAAGAGAACAAAGAGGTTGAGGGTTCAATCACCAATCCCTTATGGTTTGACTGCTAATTCATCAAGCGGAGATGGTGGTACCAGCTGGTCACCAACAAGTTCCATTAATGAATTTCAAGATAGcactgaagaagaagaggacATGGCTAATTGCCTTATCCTTCTTGCCAAAGGTCATTCAAGAGATTTCCCAACACAACAACAACATCGTCATCAAGACTACGATTCAAGAGGAGGAGGGGCTGACACCACCAAATTCAATAGTAGAAAGTTCCTAGAAACTGCTAATTCGACAGGTTCTGGCAAGGTCGGTTACTATGTTTATGAGTGCAAGACTTGTAACCGGACATTTCCATCTTTTCAAGCATTAGGTGGACATAGGGCTAGTCATAAGAAGCCTAAGGCAACCCACAATgatgaaaggaagaaaaatcttTCACCATCTTCCGACGAGGAAGATGGACATTACAAGAATGTTTCATCTCTTTGTCTTCAACTTAGTGATAACAACGCTAACAGAGGTACGTTTAGCAATCACAATAAAGGCAAGATTCATGAGTGCTCAGTTTGTGGTGCGGAGTTTACATCTGGACAGGCCTTGGGTGGTCATATGAGGCGGCACCGAGGTCCTCTTCTGTCTAATACCACAACCTTGTCATTAACACCATTGGCTATAGAATCTGAGGAGCCCAAGAAAGCAAGAAACGCACTTTCTTTGGATTTGGATCTCAATCTTCCAGCCCCGGACGATGAGAAATTTGCCTTTGCTTCCAAGCAACAACAAcaccaacagcagcagcagcagcagcaacaaaacACACCTCTTGTCTTCTCCAGCCCGGCTTTGGTGGATTGTCATTACTGA